In the Leishmania panamensis strain MHOM/PA/94/PSC-1 chromosome 30 sequence genome, one interval contains:
- a CDS encoding hypothetical protein (TriTrypDB/GeneDB-style sysID: LpmP.30.2650), producing the protein MSTKSRAPVEIQKSFVQQVQNISAHTRGISDELALMSQSLRDSIEKNPGPTADLLAAASQLSSSTVRTCMNLCSCLHDLGSMGEAAETVLAAQPELEVALLLNFFGIFATQMSVFFKEMDAWWDRSCQCFSRSKAAFFRELPASSTLSAADIEREVSAMTSASTTGTWRYKENEALDDVVGRKLSQQHDEDGKLVSGGTALKKARKKASTAAEAETSTVAMSPRSQENFDASQNSHSSRGSTEDTMIALAAAAESGAQTAAPRQPKKKNSLPVVPVGDAPAGLMPEELSSLALSEPLYLLLTSTLEEALGAAVMAARPNVFSNLSSFTYNEPVATYYVRLVRPGSLAYFVYCNYIRGSVETQDDFLCDVLETDCAEVDPFVSPAGEVIVDDPSDLSSLPACAWGCGSSEDNERRLYTMYALVTQPSRVGPTAIIQDSLNMGAAREEVLHMVALVDGAPDFARVTCMVQSEGRPVEVPNQKQAAIITFSRSGFVQAGFVEVPDSEVKAAVSHTRLEKQSAADAEMSLFPREERGATTTFQPPVQLASLDQPTSSAGISFGGVARGAVQGGYEVLKAPFTVGRAVGGALLDVTGVTDTVRNNIEGLFRRAFPDLVGETVVDSFNCAWMERSIVKQGYLFITRYWVCFQSTVAAAHFSIEYDEIKDIVKCKSVKMFANAIEIKTHLNDTIFLTNFLQRDQAYDALMSQWLKQ; encoded by the coding sequence ATGAGCACGAAAAGCCGCGCTCCTGTTGAAATCCAGAAGAGTTTCGTTCAGCAGGTGCAGAACATTTCTGCCCACACCCGTGGCATTAGTGACGAGCTTGCCCTCATGTCACAGAGCCTGCGCGATAGCATCGAAAAGAATCCCGGCCCTACGGCGGACCTGCTCGCTGCCGCGAGTCAGCTGAGTAGCTCCACAGTGAGGACCTGCATGAACCTGTGCAGCTGTCTGCACGATCTGGGCAGCATGGGTGAGGCCGCAGAGACTGTGCTGGCTGCCCAGCcggagctggaggtggcgctgctgttaAACTTTTTCGGCATCTTTGCGACGCAGATGAGCGTCTTCTTCAAGGAAATGGACGCATGGTGGGACAGGAGTTGCCAGTGCTTTAGTCGTAGCAAGGCAGCGTTCTTCAGAGAGTTGCCAGCCTCTAGCACATTGTCAGCAGCGGACATAGAGCGCGAGGTGTCAGCAATGACATCCGCATCGACTACAGGTACATGGCGGTACAAGGAGAACGAGGCGCTTGATGATGTCGTAGGCAGAAAGTTGTCCCAGCAgcacgacgaggacggcaaATTAGTAAGTGGTGGTACCGCTCTCAAGAAGGCACGCAAGAAGGCCTCCACggctgccgaggcggagaCGTCCACGGTGGCAATGTCGCCGCGGTCGCAGGAGAACTTCGATGCCTCACAGAACAGTCATTCTAGCCGTGGCAGCACCGAGGACACGATGATCGccttggcagcggcggctgaaTCAGGTGCTCAGACGGCTGCACCACGACAacctaaaaaaaaaaattcaTTGCCGGTGGTCCCCGTCGGTGACGCACCTGCGGGGCTGATGCCGGAGGAGCTGAGCTCCTTGGCGCTTTCCGAGCCACTCTACCTACTCCTCACCTCCAccctggaggaggcgcttggTGCGGCTGTCATGGCCGCCCGTCCTAATGTCTTCAGTAACCTGAGCAGTTTTACCTATAATGAGCCTGTCGCCACGTATTACGTCCGCCTTGTCCGGCCCGGCAGCTTGGCGTACTTTGTCTACTGCAACTACATTCGAGGCAGCGTGGAAACGCAGGATGACTTCCTGTGTGACGTGCTGGAGACCGACTGCGCCGAGGTCGACCCATTTGTGTCCCCTGCAGGTGAGGTGATCGTCGACGACCCGTCGGACCTCTCCAGCCTACCGGCGTGTGCAtggggctgcggcagcagcgaggacaaTGAGCGCCGTCTGTACACGATGTACGCGCTCGTCACGCAGCCGTCACGAGTCGGCCCGACAGCCATCATACAAGACTCGCTGAACATGGGCGCCGCGCGCGAGGAGGTACTGCACATGGTGGCACTCGTGGACGGCGCACCGGATTTTGCACGAGTGACGTGCATGGTGCAGTCGGAGGGGCGTCCTGTGGAGGTACCGAACCAGAAGCAAGCGGCCATCATCACCTTCTCGCGCAGCGGGTTCGTGCAGGCCGGCTTTGTCGAAGTGCCTGACTCGGAGGTcaaggcggcggtgtcacATACGAGGCTCGAAAAACAGAGTGCTGCGGATGCTGAGATGTCGCTCTTCCCGAGGGAGGAGCGGGGTGCCACAACAACATTTCAACCTCCTGTACAGCTTGCGTCTCTCGATCAGCCTACTTCCAGCGCCGGAATATCATTTGGCGGTGTCGCGCGTGGGGCCGTGCAGGGTGGCTACGAAGTGCTGAAGGCGCCCTTTACGGTAGGCCGCGCAGTTGGCGGTGCTCTACTCGACGTCACCGGCGTCACCGACACGGTGCGCAACAACATCGAGGGCCTCTTTCGTAGGGCTTTCCCGGACTTGGTTGGCGAGACGGTCGTGGACTCCTTCAACTGCGCCTGGATGGAGCGGTCCATAGTGAAGCAGGGTTACCTATTTATCACGCGGTACTGGGTGTGCTTTCAAAGCACCGTAGCTGCTGCACACTTTTCCATCGAATACGACGAGATCAAAGACATTGTCAAGTGCAAATCAGTGAAGATGTTCGCGAACGCGATTGAGATCAAGACGCACCTGAATGACACGATCTTTCTCACAAACTTTCTGCAGCGGGACCAAGCCTATGATGCTCTGATGAGTCAGTGGCTGAAACAGTAA